Genomic DNA from Prosthecobacter sp. SYSU 5D2:
AGCCGGGTCTGCACGGACCTGACCCTGGGCCGCAACCAGTCCGGCAAGCTGTGGATCTTTTTCCTGCGGGATAAAAAGCGCTTCGTCCACCTCAGCAGCACGGACCATGGCCAGACCTGGACCGGCCCGGTGGACATCCACAGCCAAGTGACGCTGCCTGAGTGGGATACGCTGAAGGGCAAGCCGACCACGGAGCCGGTGAAAAACCCGAAAGGCCGCATGGCGCTGTGGGAAAAGGACTGGGAGCAGCGCTACGGCTGCGGTCCGGGCAAGGCGATGGTGCAGCTCAAAAGCGGCCGCATCGTCGTGCCCGCCCGCCACCGGGAGGACACGGGCAAATTCCGCCTGCGCAGCTTTGCCCATTGTTTTTACAGCGATGACCAGGGAGCCACCTGGAAGCTGGGCGGCACCATCGGCATGCACACCAGCGAGTGCCAGCTCATGGAGCTGGCGGATGGCCGGCTAATGGTCATTTCCCGCAATGAAAGCTCTGAGGACTCGCCGGACAACATCCGCCACCTCCGCGCCTACAGCCGCGATGGCGGCGAGACCTGGGGCCCGGTGGAGCGGGTGGAGGAGCTCATCTCTCCGCGCTGCCATGGCAGTGTGGAGCGGCTGACACTAGCGGGCACCCAGGACAAAAACCGCCTGCTCTTTTCCAGCCCCGCCTCGCCCATCCGCCAGGTAGAGCATCCGTATGGCCGCTACAATCTGACGGTGCGCCTGAGCTACGATGAAGGTGCCTCCTGGTCCGCCGGGCGCACCATCTGGCCGCACCCCGGCTCGTATTCTGACATGGTGGTCATGGAGGACCTGACCGTCGGCTACATCTATGAACGGGCGGAAAAAGGCAGCACCCATTACTGGGATGAGCTCCATTTCGCCCGGTTTAACCTCGAATGGCTGACTTTTGACCGTGATTCTGTAATCGCTCCCTAAGATTCCCTTTTCCAGCCCGTTATTGTTGTCCTGCTCCTTGTCTTGTCCTGCGCTAAAAAAATTCATCCCGGGGGGGAACCGAATTTAAGCAAAGGGCAAGGCAAGGACCAGGACAACCTTTTTGGGGTGGTTGGTGAGACGGGCTGTAGGCCGGATGTGTTCTGCGCCAAGGCAGCTCGCCAGCAGCTTAGATCTCCCTCGCAGAACTATCCGGCTTTCTTCGAGGGTGCGGGGGTCCGCCAAGCCTCCGTTTTTCACCAAGACACGGCATGAAAAAGGGCACCGTCACCGATAGCCGGATAGTTTGGCGAAGACCTTTAGGCCGGACCACGAGCTTCTCTCTCGCCAAACACATCCGCCCTACGGCCCGCCCGTTCTCACATCCGCTCCGTCGTCTGGATGCCCAGCAGGCCGAGGCCGGTCTTCAGCACGCGGCTGGTCGCCTCGCACAGGGTCAGGCGGGTATTGCGTACCGTGCCCTCGCTGTTAAGCACGTGGCAGGCCTCATAGAAGCTGTGATACGTGTTGGCCAGTTCATACAAGTAGTTAGCCAGCGTGTTCGGGCGGTGGTCAATGAGCACGTCATGCGTCGCCTCGGCAAACTGCGCCAGCTTCATCGCCAGGGCGATCTCCGCCGGTTCCGTCAGCGCCACATCCGCCGTCAGGGTCACCTCGCTGCCTTCCAGCTTGCGGAAGATGGAGCGCGTGCGCACATAGGCATTGATGAGATAGGGCGCGGTATTTCCTTGCAGGGAGAGCATCTTGTCCCAGCTAAACTTATAATCAGTTAGGCGATTCTGGCTCAGCTCCGCATACTTCACAGAGCCACAGCCGATAATGCGGGCGATCTCGTCCTTCTCTGCATCGGTCAGGCCATGGTCCTTTTCATCCGCTGCCGTGCGGGCACGCTCGATGGCCTCCTCGATCACTTCGAGAAGCCCGACCGACTCACCGCTGCGCGTTTTGAACATCTTGCCATCCGGGCCCAGAATGCTGCCA
This window encodes:
- a CDS encoding sialidase family protein produces the protein MSLLLRTALALLLPAFPLSAAKPLFETVCLFPITPDNKPNYRIPGLLLAANGDLLAIVERRNDGPGDIGNHDIVMKRSSDQGRTWSDEILIFDDESRVCTDLTLGRNQSGKLWIFFLRDKKRFVHLSSTDHGQTWTGPVDIHSQVTLPEWDTLKGKPTTEPVKNPKGRMALWEKDWEQRYGCGPGKAMVQLKSGRIVVPARHREDTGKFRLRSFAHCFYSDDQGATWKLGGTIGMHTSECQLMELADGRLMVISRNESSEDSPDNIRHLRAYSRDGGETWGPVERVEELISPRCHGSVERLTLAGTQDKNRLLFSSPASPIRQVEHPYGRYNLTVRLSYDEGASWSAGRTIWPHPGSYSDMVVMEDLTVGYIYERAEKGSTHYWDELHFARFNLEWLTFDRDSVIAP